From the genome of Verrucomicrobiia bacterium, one region includes:
- a CDS encoding NADH-quinone oxidoreductase subunit N, whose product MNLSLISLEMMVVALGLLILLVDLWLPPARKRQLGYLAAAALTLLFVNTFTAHSSCALSGEAFGGMFVQDGLSVFFKRMFLLAAIMVLIFTVEYADRVAVGISEYYALILFALTGMLFAASANNLVLLYVAIELITVTFFVLVSFTRGRVTALEAGVKYLIIGALSSAFMVYGLALVWGITGKLNFNELAMVSEQYLGNRVFQAGVLLVLVGIGFKIVAFPFHIWAPDVYQGAPSPSATFLAFGSKTAGFVLLLRFLFGAVPAMTIHWEKLLLIISAMTILYGNLGALPQRNLQRLLGYSSISHAGYLLLGVAALTNAGQAAVLYYLGGYLFTTLAAFAVIVAVLRHLGTEDIGGLAGLHRRSPLLAVTLALAMISLAGIPPLVGFFGKFLLFKAVIERGADYYGYYYLAFVALVGVVISLYYYFGVVKAIYFSKSAGETTPIVVSWPLKATACFCIVGMLWLGTAPNGLLNVARRAVGTLAGVE is encoded by the coding sequence ATGAATCTGTCTTTGATCAGTCTGGAGATGATGGTGGTGGCCTTGGGCCTCCTGATTTTACTGGTGGACCTGTGGTTGCCGCCGGCGCGCAAACGGCAATTGGGTTATCTCGCCGCCGCCGCGTTGACGTTGTTGTTCGTGAACACGTTCACCGCGCACAGCAGTTGTGCGCTGAGTGGCGAGGCGTTTGGCGGCATGTTCGTGCAGGACGGACTTTCGGTCTTCTTCAAACGCATGTTTCTGCTCGCGGCCATCATGGTTTTGATTTTTACCGTGGAATACGCGGATCGCGTCGCCGTGGGCATTTCGGAGTATTACGCGCTGATTCTGTTCGCGTTGACGGGAATGTTGTTCGCGGCCTCGGCCAATAATCTGGTGCTGCTGTACGTCGCGATTGAACTGATCACGGTGACATTTTTTGTGCTGGTCAGTTTTACGCGCGGGAGGGTGACCGCATTGGAGGCAGGCGTCAAATACCTGATCATCGGAGCGCTATCCTCGGCGTTCATGGTGTATGGCCTGGCGCTGGTTTGGGGGATTACCGGGAAGCTCAACTTTAACGAACTGGCCATGGTGTCCGAACAGTATCTTGGCAACCGGGTGTTCCAGGCGGGCGTGTTGCTGGTGTTGGTGGGGATCGGATTCAAAATTGTGGCGTTTCCTTTTCACATTTGGGCACCGGACGTTTACCAGGGAGCGCCGTCGCCCTCGGCCACTTTCCTCGCGTTCGGATCGAAGACCGCCGGCTTTGTTTTGCTGCTGCGCTTCCTGTTCGGCGCGGTTCCAGCCATGACGATTCATTGGGAGAAACTGCTGCTGATCATTTCCGCAATGACAATTTTGTACGGCAACCTGGGGGCGTTGCCGCAACGGAATCTGCAACGCCTGCTGGGTTATTCCAGCATCTCACATGCGGGCTATCTGCTGCTGGGGGTGGCCGCGCTCACGAACGCGGGGCAGGCGGCGGTGCTTTATTATTTAGGCGGCTATCTCTTTACCACGCTCGCGGCTTTCGCCGTGATTGTTGCCGTGTTACGCCATCTCGGAACGGAAGACATTGGCGGTTTGGCCGGGCTGCACCGTCGCTCGCCATTGTTGGCGGTCACGTTGGCACTGGCGATGATTTCTCTGGCGGGGATTCCCCCGCTGGTGGGCTTCTTTGGAAAATTTCTGCTGTTCAAAGCGGTCATCGAGCGCGGAGCCGATTATTACGGTTACTATTATCTCGCGTTCGTCGCACTCGTGGGTGTGGTCATTTCGCTCTATTACTACTTCGGCGTGGTGAAAGCGATTTACTTCAGCAAGAGCGCCGGTGAAACCACGCCCATCGTGGTATCCTGGCCGTTGAAAGCCACGGCATGTTTTTGCATTGTTGGAATGCTCTGGTTGGGAACGGCGCCGAATGGTTTGTTGAACGTCGCGCGCCGCGCCGTTGGCACTTTAGCCGGAGTGGAATAA
- a CDS encoding SDR family oxidoreductase encodes MKAKPPLSVVTGAAGFLGSHLTDLLLAHGHHVVGIDNFITGSRTNLTHLRNHRNFRLIKQDICRPISIAGPVDYVWNFASPASPIDYLQIPIETLKVGSFGTYQTLELARRKKARFLTASTSEVYGDPVVHPQTEDYWGNVNPIGPRGCYDESKRFSEALVMGYHRTYQLETRIVRIFNTYGPRMRLDDGRVVPAFISQALTGQPITIFGTGKQTRSFCYVSDLIEGIYRLMMSGHHLPVNIGNPREMTMLQFARAILKATKARSPITFKPLPQDDPKQRRPDIRKARKLLQWQPQVTLEKGIAETIAYFRNRV; translated from the coding sequence ATGAAAGCAAAGCCACCCCTCTCTGTCGTCACCGGCGCCGCCGGTTTTCTCGGTTCGCATTTGACCGATTTGCTGTTGGCGCACGGCCATCACGTTGTCGGCATTGATAATTTCATCACCGGCAGCCGAACCAATCTCACGCATCTGCGGAACCATCGAAATTTTCGCCTGATCAAACAGGACATTTGCCGTCCGATCTCAATTGCCGGACCGGTGGATTACGTCTGGAATTTCGCCTCGCCGGCCAGTCCGATTGACTACCTTCAAATTCCCATTGAAACTCTCAAAGTTGGCTCGTTCGGCACCTACCAAACGCTGGAATTGGCGCGACGCAAAAAAGCGCGCTTTTTAACCGCTTCAACCTCGGAAGTGTATGGCGATCCCGTCGTCCATCCGCAAACGGAAGATTACTGGGGCAATGTCAACCCGATCGGCCCGCGCGGTTGTTACGACGAATCCAAACGCTTCTCGGAGGCCTTGGTCATGGGCTACCACCGGACCTACCAACTGGAAACCCGGATCGTGCGCATCTTTAATACTTACGGTCCACGCATGCGCCTCGATGACGGTCGAGTTGTCCCCGCGTTTATCAGTCAGGCCCTCACCGGTCAACCGATCACCATCTTCGGCACGGGCAAACAAACGCGCAGTTTCTGCTACGTATCGGATCTGATCGAAGGCATCTACCGACTGATGATGAGCGGTCATCATTTGCCCGTGAACATTGGCAATCCGCGCGAGATGACCATGCTGCAATTCGCGCGCGCCATCCTCAAGGCGACCAAGGCGCGCAGTCCGATCACCTTCAAGCCGCTGCCGCAGGACGATCCGAAGCAACGCCGACCCGACATCCGCAAAGCGCGCAAACTTTTACAATGGCAACCGCAGGTGACCTTGGAAAAAGGCATTGCCGAAACCATCGCTTACTTTCGGAATCGGGTTTGA
- a CDS encoding sugar transferase: protein MLRRDRQMRMQISQLLDACIFAASFWLAYEFRASDFVTVTLGQPPIAPFDVFFWHYLILIPVSPLVLEFQGFYDRSLIRSRKSLIWALFKGCLFISLGLTLALFFSRLLIARLVPIGFGVIAFCLVLLKEELLKFAAQSRYGQSQFRRHFLLLGTKTETERIRQMIQQRPESGVEIIAELDLNKLQQEELVTLLHERAINGVILSSRHSLFDRAEMVVHACELEGIEVWLVADFFKTQISTTTMDDFYGRPMLVFRSTPEVSWQGKMKEVMDFVGALVMLLTAGPLFMIPAALLIKLTSKDPIFFKQRRSGLNGAPFTIYKFRTMVTNAEQIKHELAAMNEMSGPVFKITKDPRITPLGRLLRKTSIDELPQLFNVLRGEMSLVGPRPLPVDEIKRINDMAHRRRLSVKPGLTCLWQVSGRNEIKKFEDWVRLDLEYIDNWSLWLDFKILLRTIPAVFRGSGAK from the coding sequence ATGCTTCGACGCGATCGTCAAATGCGGATGCAAATCAGCCAGTTGCTGGACGCTTGCATCTTCGCCGCCAGTTTCTGGCTGGCTTACGAATTCCGAGCTTCCGACTTTGTCACCGTCACCCTGGGGCAACCACCGATTGCTCCTTTTGACGTATTTTTCTGGCACTACCTGATCTTGATTCCGGTGTCGCCGTTGGTTTTGGAATTTCAGGGTTTCTACGATCGCTCCCTGATACGTTCCCGGAAAAGTTTGATCTGGGCGCTCTTCAAGGGTTGCCTCTTCATTTCCTTGGGACTGACGTTGGCCCTGTTCTTTTCACGCCTGCTGATCGCCCGGTTGGTACCCATCGGGTTTGGCGTGATTGCTTTTTGCCTGGTCCTGCTCAAAGAGGAATTACTTAAGTTCGCCGCCCAAAGTCGGTATGGTCAAAGCCAGTTTCGCCGCCACTTTCTCCTTCTCGGCACCAAAACGGAAACCGAACGCATCCGTCAAATGATTCAACAACGGCCTGAATCCGGTGTGGAAATCATTGCCGAATTGGATTTGAACAAACTTCAACAAGAGGAACTGGTTACGCTGCTACATGAGCGCGCCATCAATGGCGTCATTCTAAGCTCGCGACATTCGCTCTTTGATCGCGCTGAAATGGTGGTGCATGCCTGCGAATTGGAGGGCATCGAGGTTTGGCTCGTTGCCGATTTCTTCAAAACGCAAATTTCCACCACGACCATGGATGATTTTTATGGCCGCCCCATGCTGGTTTTCCGCTCCACTCCGGAAGTCTCCTGGCAGGGCAAGATGAAGGAAGTCATGGATTTCGTTGGTGCGCTGGTGATGCTGTTGACCGCGGGCCCATTGTTCATGATTCCCGCTGCGCTGCTGATCAAACTGACCTCCAAAGACCCCATCTTTTTTAAACAACGACGTTCCGGTTTGAATGGCGCTCCCTTCACCATTTATAAATTTCGCACCATGGTTACAAACGCCGAGCAGATCAAACACGAGCTTGCCGCCATGAATGAAATGTCCGGGCCAGTCTTCAAAATCACCAAGGACCCGCGCATCACTCCCCTCGGCCGATTACTGCGCAAAACCAGCATTGACGAGCTGCCACAACTTTTTAACGTCTTGCGCGGCGAGATGAGCCTCGTCGGCCCGCGCCCCCTGCCGGTGGACGAAATCAAGCGCATCAACGACATGGCCCATCGGCGCCGATTGAGCGTCAAGCCCGGTTTGACCTGCCTCTGGCAGGTGAGCGGACGCAACGAAATTAAAAAATTTGAGGATTGGGTGCGTCTGGACCTGGAGTACATTGATAACTGGTCGCTGTGGCTCGATTTCAAAATTTTGCTGCGCACCATTCCCGCCGTGTTTCGCGGCTCCGGAGCCAAATGA
- a CDS encoding EpsI family protein — protein MNRTKYFLAGITALLIGGAAMGLARYKTIQRLGEPGVKTRPIPGSHNVEVVLPSDILGYSSEWIPQSEIVTNTLPKDTCYGQRQYLAPDKFSVSANVVLMGEDRASMHKPQFCLTGAGWSIDSTEITTIPIEKPAPYDLSVIKLKLSGTFTQDGQPVRAGGVYVYWYVSDKNMSADPDGKKHMWSMARTLLTTGVLERWAYITFFAVCPPGQEDATYERMKKLIAAAVPEFQLVHGQPQALARAN, from the coding sequence ATGAACCGAACCAAGTATTTTCTTGCGGGCATCACGGCGCTGCTTATTGGCGGTGCGGCGATGGGATTGGCGCGCTATAAAACCATTCAGCGCCTGGGTGAGCCGGGCGTGAAAACCCGGCCGATTCCCGGCAGCCACAACGTCGAGGTGGTACTGCCTTCCGACATATTGGGCTACTCTTCCGAATGGATTCCGCAGAGTGAAATTGTCACCAACACCCTGCCGAAAGACACCTGCTACGGTCAGCGACAGTATCTCGCGCCCGATAAATTTTCCGTCAGCGCCAATGTAGTCCTGATGGGCGAAGACCGCGCCAGCATGCACAAACCACAATTCTGCCTGACCGGCGCGGGATGGAGCATTGATTCGACTGAAATCACCACCATCCCCATTGAAAAGCCGGCACCTTACGATTTGTCCGTCATTAAATTGAAATTGTCCGGCACGTTCACGCAAGATGGTCAACCCGTCCGCGCGGGCGGCGTTTATGTCTATTGGTATGTCTCGGATAAAAACATGAGCGCCGATCCCGATGGCAAAAAGCACATGTGGTCCATGGCGCGAACGCTGCTGACCACTGGAGTTCTGGAACGCTGGGCGTACATCACTTTCTTTGCCGTTTGTCCGCCGGGACAAGAAGATGCCACCTACGAACGCATGAAAAAATTGATCGCCGCCGCCGTGCCGGAGTTCCAGCTTGTTCACGGTCAACCTCAAGCCTTGGCGCGCGCCAACTAA
- a CDS encoding exosortase/archaeosortase family protein produces the protein MNRASFHPPTDSLTDEIRAYWRQFPDKALFFGLLIGWCLLFQLWGNASFGYTPTPSLFQWMRVAYRENAISDDGHGNMIPLVVLGILWWKRKDLAAQPLRAWWPALSFVVFGLLMHAIGFIIQQQRLSIVGLFSGIYGLMGMIWGPRFLKATFFPYFLFIFMVPLGSFTEKIAFPLRMMVTWIVQHLFDDVFGIGVIRAGALLFDATGTYQYEVAAACGGMRSLISIFLIALTYGFLVFRSPWKRIVMVLASLPLAVIGNVVRLSFIVGAGEWGGQSAGNYVHDNTFFNLLPYIPAIIGVMYIGRFLERIGQPETSSTPHNQP, from the coding sequence ATGAACCGCGCGTCCTTTCATCCTCCCACCGACAGCCTGACGGATGAAATCCGGGCTTATTGGCGGCAGTTCCCGGACAAAGCTTTGTTTTTTGGACTGTTGATTGGCTGGTGCCTGCTCTTCCAATTATGGGGCAACGCTTCCTTTGGCTACACGCCCACGCCTTCCTTGTTCCAATGGATGCGCGTGGCGTATCGGGAAAATGCCATTTCTGACGATGGCCACGGCAATATGATTCCGTTGGTCGTGCTGGGAATTCTCTGGTGGAAACGGAAGGACTTGGCCGCGCAACCACTGCGCGCCTGGTGGCCGGCGCTCAGTTTCGTGGTTTTCGGTCTGTTGATGCACGCGATCGGTTTCATCATCCAGCAACAGCGACTTTCCATCGTCGGACTGTTTAGTGGCATTTACGGATTGATGGGCATGATTTGGGGGCCACGTTTTTTGAAGGCCACCTTCTTTCCTTACTTCCTTTTCATCTTCATGGTGCCCTTGGGATCGTTCACGGAGAAAATCGCGTTTCCGCTCCGCATGATGGTCACCTGGATTGTGCAACACCTGTTTGACGACGTATTCGGCATCGGGGTCATCCGCGCGGGGGCGCTGCTGTTTGATGCGACGGGCACCTACCAATACGAAGTGGCGGCGGCCTGTGGCGGGATGCGGAGTCTAATTTCCATTTTTCTGATCGCCCTGACGTATGGGTTCCTGGTTTTCCGGTCTCCTTGGAAACGAATCGTCATGGTTCTGGCCTCGCTGCCACTGGCGGTTATTGGCAATGTGGTGCGGCTTTCCTTCATCGTCGGAGCGGGAGAATGGGGCGGACAATCGGCGGGCAATTACGTACACGACAACACCTTCTTTAATCTGCTACCTTATATCCCGGCAATTATTGGAGTGATGTACATCGGCCGTTTCCTGGAGCGAATCGGACAACCCGAAACGTCCAGCACTCCACACAACCAGCCATGA
- a CDS encoding WecB/TagA/CpsF family glycosyltransferase produces MKRLHVLQVPLLVTHYEELGRLCLDWAKAPQCRAIEFVNTQIVTMERHEPAFAAVMQAYDDQVPDGMPLVWCLNRAGANLRDRVYGPTFMRRFLKTAPPGTTHYLLGGSAECGANLKDYFLRQNPNLKFVGAFHGRCHADGTLEGAAEAEVIAEINQLAPDFIWIGLGTPKQQAWTQKHKAQIRRGVILSVGFAFDVNAGTKSDAPDWMQRSGLTWLHRMGSEPRRLIPRYFKWNFLFLLYLLRDGCRGCAYGKLPGNLIEQKP; encoded by the coding sequence ATGAAACGGTTGCATGTGCTCCAGGTCCCCTTGCTCGTAACTCATTACGAGGAGCTGGGTCGCTTGTGTCTCGATTGGGCCAAAGCACCGCAGTGCCGGGCCATCGAGTTCGTCAACACCCAGATCGTCACCATGGAACGGCACGAACCGGCCTTTGCGGCAGTCATGCAAGCGTATGATGACCAGGTGCCGGATGGCATGCCTCTCGTGTGGTGTTTGAATCGGGCCGGGGCCAATTTACGCGATCGCGTTTACGGGCCGACTTTCATGCGCCGCTTCCTCAAAACCGCGCCGCCGGGGACCACCCACTACTTGCTCGGCGGTTCCGCCGAATGTGGCGCAAATCTCAAAGATTATTTTCTGCGCCAGAATCCGAACCTCAAATTCGTCGGCGCGTTTCACGGTCGCTGCCACGCCGACGGCACTCTGGAAGGGGCGGCCGAGGCAGAGGTCATTGCGGAGATCAATCAGCTTGCGCCGGATTTTATCTGGATAGGATTGGGCACCCCCAAGCAGCAGGCGTGGACGCAGAAGCACAAGGCACAAATCCGACGCGGCGTTATTTTGTCGGTTGGATTCGCCTTTGACGTTAATGCCGGCACCAAGTCCGACGCACCGGACTGGATGCAACGGAGCGGATTGACGTGGTTACACCGCATGGGTTCTGAACCCCGCCGATTGATCCCACGTTATTTCAAATGGAATTTTCTCTTCCTGCTTTACCTGTTGCGCGATGGCTGTCGCGGGTGCGCCTACGGGAAACTCCCCGGGAATTTGATTGAGCAAAAACCCTAA
- a CDS encoding glycosyltransferase, protein MKLLVFAHTPPPLHGQSYMVQLMLAGFGGNRAAGKGQPAANPVDYGIECYHVNTCLSKRIEDIGEFHGSKLLRLFFYCVLAIGYRFRYGVTNFYYIPAPGKRSALYRDWMVMLLCRPFFKKMIFHWHAAGLAKWLETSAQIRTRALTYRFMKQVDLSIVLSNYNRLDADKFFSRRVCIVADGIPDPCPDFEATILPRRRQRLEERKKLQSGDFAAGSRQGPGNGGFHQFNVLFLAHCTRGKGLFDAIDGVALANRHLAELKTPIRIHLTVAGEFMSASEKQEFQQRIQQPDLQVAGQQSCVRYLGFVTGEAKHRAFAESDCFCFPTHYYAESFGLVVLEAMAFGLPVIASRWRSIPELLPPNYPGIVPPRAPDEIAKTLVQMITATSSETLRKHFLQHFTLEQHFLALAKALHTVEKPLENHTWVSAPQPS, encoded by the coding sequence ATGAAGCTGCTGGTCTTTGCCCATACGCCGCCCCCGCTGCACGGCCAGAGCTACATGGTGCAGTTGATGTTGGCGGGATTTGGTGGAAACCGGGCTGCCGGAAAAGGGCAACCCGCTGCCAACCCGGTGGACTACGGAATCGAGTGTTATCATGTGAACACCTGCCTGTCGAAACGCATCGAGGACATCGGTGAATTTCACGGAAGCAAGTTGTTACGCCTGTTCTTCTATTGCGTGTTGGCCATCGGGTATCGCTTTCGTTACGGAGTTACAAACTTCTACTATATTCCGGCCCCCGGCAAACGCTCCGCACTTTACCGCGATTGGATGGTGATGCTCCTCTGTCGGCCATTTTTCAAGAAGATGATTTTCCATTGGCATGCGGCCGGACTGGCCAAATGGCTTGAAACCAGCGCTCAAATCCGCACTCGGGCATTAACCTATCGCTTCATGAAACAGGTGGATTTGAGCATTGTGCTTTCAAATTACAACCGGCTGGATGCGGACAAATTCTTTTCGCGGCGAGTTTGTATCGTGGCTGACGGCATTCCGGATCCCTGTCCGGATTTTGAGGCTACGATATTGCCCCGGCGTCGCCAGCGTCTTGAAGAACGGAAGAAACTACAGTCCGGAGACTTTGCCGCCGGGTCACGGCAGGGACCGGGCAACGGCGGCTTCCATCAGTTCAATGTGCTGTTTCTTGCTCATTGCACCCGAGGCAAGGGGCTGTTCGACGCTATTGACGGTGTGGCGCTAGCGAACCGGCATTTAGCCGAGCTTAAAACGCCAATCCGCATTCACCTTACGGTCGCGGGTGAATTCATGTCCGCATCGGAGAAGCAGGAGTTTCAACAGCGTATTCAGCAACCCGACTTGCAAGTGGCCGGTCAACAATCTTGCGTGCGCTACCTGGGTTTTGTCACTGGCGAAGCAAAACACCGCGCCTTTGCCGAAAGCGATTGTTTTTGTTTTCCGACGCACTACTACGCCGAGAGTTTCGGTCTCGTGGTGTTGGAAGCGATGGCCTTTGGGTTGCCGGTTATCGCCAGCCGTTGGCGTTCGATTCCTGAATTACTGCCTCCGAACTATCCGGGCATCGTTCCGCCGCGCGCTCCAGATGAAATAGCCAAAACTTTGGTGCAAATGATTACCGCCACGTCGAGTGAAACCTTGCGCAAACACTTTTTGCAACACTTTACGCTGGAACAGCATTTTTTGGCGCTGGCCAAAGCCTTGCATACCGTCGAGAAACCTTTGGAAAATCACACTTGGGTTTCCGCGCCACAGCCCTCTTGA
- a CDS encoding NAD+ synthase: protein MKIGVLQLNSTVGDYPANRRKLIAGYERAVAAGAELVLTPELFLNGSTPHDLLLQEDFIEAGLAALNETAQVVGPVPLCVGCVTSSASKSGATLANAAVILQHGKIVGQQNKTILSERGAMNESRYFHPAQSTRPFAFNGRKIGITIGDDANPADGEANEQSPAPDRVRELVAQGAEVILSLAAFPWHVGEERKRFEFLQRVARNNRVPVVQANLVGGNDGSIFDGQSMAFNRAGELIARGAAFAEDVLIVELDEAPSINVHWPAREEQLFRALALGIRDYVHKCGFKSAIIGLSGGIDSALVAVLAVEALGADQVMGVSLPARHSSSGSLTDAAALAKNLGIRYEVAPIKPGVAAVEKQLEQWFAGTQPNEAEENIQARLRGVTLMALANKFGAMVLNTGNKSESAVGYCTLYGDTCGALAALADVYKTEVYAISRWINRDREVIPAATIAKPPSAELRPNQKDQDSLPPYEVLDALLRSYVEENLSVKEIIARGFSPALVEEIIRKVAQSEYKRRQAPPGLQVSARPFGSRRCVPIAQRFRSPI from the coding sequence ATGAAAATTGGTGTGCTGCAACTCAACTCCACCGTCGGGGATTATCCGGCCAACCGCCGTAAACTCATCGCCGGGTACGAACGTGCCGTGGCGGCAGGAGCGGAGTTAGTCTTGACGCCGGAACTGTTCCTTAACGGCAGCACGCCGCATGATTTGTTGCTCCAGGAAGATTTTATCGAGGCTGGTCTGGCGGCGTTAAATGAAACCGCCCAAGTTGTCGGTCCCGTTCCGTTGTGTGTCGGGTGCGTAACTTCCAGTGCCAGTAAATCCGGAGCAACCCTCGCCAATGCCGCCGTCATTTTGCAGCACGGTAAAATCGTCGGGCAGCAAAATAAAACCATACTCTCTGAGCGCGGCGCGATGAATGAGAGCCGATATTTTCACCCCGCCCAATCAACGCGCCCGTTTGCATTTAATGGGCGCAAGATCGGAATCACCATTGGCGACGATGCGAACCCGGCAGACGGGGAGGCAAACGAGCAATCACCGGCTCCGGATCGCGTCCGCGAGTTAGTCGCTCAGGGGGCGGAGGTGATTTTGAGTCTCGCGGCCTTTCCCTGGCATGTGGGGGAGGAGCGGAAGCGCTTCGAATTCTTGCAGCGGGTGGCGCGGAATAATCGGGTGCCGGTGGTTCAAGCGAATCTCGTTGGTGGGAATGACGGAAGCATTTTTGACGGGCAGAGCATGGCATTTAACCGTGCGGGCGAGCTGATCGCGCGCGGCGCGGCTTTTGCAGAAGACGTTTTGATCGTCGAATTGGATGAAGCGCCGTCAATCAACGTCCACTGGCCGGCCCGGGAAGAACAGTTGTTTCGCGCGCTGGCGTTGGGCATTCGGGATTACGTTCATAAGTGTGGGTTCAAATCCGCAATCATTGGCTTGTCTGGCGGTATTGATTCTGCCTTGGTGGCGGTATTGGCGGTCGAGGCGCTTGGCGCCGATCAAGTCATGGGAGTTTCCTTGCCGGCCCGTCATTCAAGCTCCGGCAGTTTGACCGATGCCGCCGCGCTGGCGAAAAATCTCGGCATTCGGTATGAGGTGGCGCCCATCAAGCCGGGAGTGGCGGCGGTGGAAAAGCAGTTGGAACAGTGGTTTGCGGGAACGCAACCCAACGAAGCCGAGGAAAACATTCAGGCCCGGTTGCGGGGCGTAACCTTGATGGCGCTGGCCAATAAGTTTGGCGCCATGGTATTGAATACCGGCAATAAATCCGAGTCAGCGGTTGGGTATTGCACATTATACGGCGACACTTGCGGCGCCTTGGCGGCGCTGGCGGACGTTTACAAAACCGAGGTTTACGCCATCTCGCGCTGGATCAATCGCGACCGCGAAGTGATTCCAGCGGCGACCATAGCCAAACCGCCCAGCGCCGAGCTGCGCCCCAACCAGAAAGATCAAGATTCGCTTCCGCCTTATGAGGTGCTGGATGCTCTGCTGCGAAGCTACGTGGAGGAAAATTTGAGTGTGAAAGAAATCATTGCCCGCGGTTTTTCCCCGGCGTTGGTTGAGGAAATCATCCGCAAGGTGGCGCAGAGTGAGTACAAGCGTCGCCAAGCGCCTCCCGGTTTGCAGGTATCGGCGCGGCCTTTTGGCTCGAGGCGGTGCGTGCCCATTGCCCAACGCTTTCGAAGTCCCATTTGA
- a CDS encoding glycosyltransferase: MKFSIVTPSYNQGRYLPDCIESVKAQTGVSWEHLVIDAGSTDETLDVLRAHAHLKWVSEPDQGMSDGINRGFRKATGDWVMWLNTDDYLLPGALAKVAAVANRHPTADIIYGDCLFVDQARQPIRRKRDHRFHFGVLLFYGCYIASTSTFLKRRIITDGQLLDLDYKVCMDFEYYVRLALAGYRFEYLPEVLAEFRWHGQNTSTILHTRRRAERLQVQRKYLKQLGYGWLGRKWLLSVLTRVFQGRRILLRGWPPFGS, translated from the coding sequence GTGAAGTTTTCCATCGTTACCCCGAGTTACAACCAAGGCCGGTACCTACCTGACTGCATTGAGAGCGTGAAGGCGCAGACCGGAGTGAGCTGGGAACATCTGGTTATTGATGCGGGCTCCACGGACGAAACCTTGGACGTCCTGCGCGCCCATGCGCATCTGAAATGGGTTTCCGAGCCGGATCAAGGCATGAGCGATGGCATCAATCGCGGCTTTCGCAAAGCCACTGGTGATTGGGTGATGTGGCTCAACACGGATGATTATTTGCTGCCCGGGGCGCTGGCGAAAGTGGCCGCTGTCGCCAATCGGCATCCAACGGCGGACATTATTTACGGCGATTGCCTTTTCGTGGACCAGGCCCGGCAACCCATCCGTCGCAAACGAGACCATCGCTTTCACTTTGGCGTGCTGCTATTCTACGGTTGCTATATTGCTTCCACGTCCACTTTCCTCAAACGCCGAATCATTACCGACGGCCAATTGCTGGATTTGGATTACAAGGTTTGCATGGATTTTGAATACTACGTGCGCTTGGCGCTGGCCGGTTATCGCTTCGAATACCTGCCTGAAGTGTTGGCGGAATTCCGTTGGCATGGACAAAATACCAGCACGATTTTGCACACGCGCCGCCGGGCGGAACGGCTGCAAGTCCAACGTAAATACTTAAAGCAACTGGGGTACGGTTGGTTGGGACGAAAGTGGTTGTTGAGCGTTCTGACCCGCGTATTTCAAGGTCGCCGGATCCTGCTGCGCGGTTGGCCGCCGTTCGGTTCTTGA